The Melospiza georgiana isolate bMelGeo1 chromosome Z, bMelGeo1.pri, whole genome shotgun sequence genome contains a region encoding:
- the RGMB gene encoding repulsive guidance molecule B → MCARRVTPRCRGCGCAPGGGGRGGKHRGKRRPLARASAASCRGAVLPPAREPAWSGMGSAVPSRAPRAEAPLAILRRLLAALGLLLLLGAGDCELHTSCGIQKCTTDFVSFTSHLNAALEDFDLEFCKALRAYSVCTYRNAKVCRGNLVYHSAVLGIGDLMTQRNCTKNGPISSTNSEMTHDLCNYSGHTEAREHQGGEEIPPPTYLFCGLFGDPHLRTFKDHFQTCKVEGAWPLIDNKYLSVQVTNVPVVPGSSATATNKITIIFKSYQDCTDQKVYQAMTDDLPAAFVDGTTSGGDENTRGLHIVEKVSGKYIEMHARYIGTTVYIRQLGHYLTLAIRMPQELIMAFEESQDLQLCLNGCPSSERIDQSGYLPLPVMGKLLPWGTASHPRSGYTLETATTKCHEKMLVKDIYFYSCVFDLLTTGDDNFTAAAHSALQDVEALHPSKEHWHIFPRSGNDGVGRDSKFFVSLGLLCLILVPYLYDFLDS, encoded by the exons ATGTGTGCGCGTCGCGTCACGCCCCGCTGCCGTGGCTGTGGTTGCGCccctggaggaggaggcagaggggggAAGCACCGTGGAAAACGTCGTCCGCTCGCCCGCGCCTCCGCTGCCTCATGCCGTGGCGCCGTCCTTCCGCCAGCCCGGGAACCTGCATGGTCGGGCATGGGGAGCGCTGTGCCCTCCCGCGCCCCCAGGGCTGAGGCGCCGCTCGCCATTCTGCGGCGGCTGCTCGCcgcactggggctgctgctgctgctaggCGCAG GTGACTGCGAGCTGCACACATCTTGTGGAATCCAGAAGTGCACCACTGATTTTGTATCCTTTACCTCACATCTAAACGCAGCTCTTGAGGACTTTGATTTGGAATTCTGCAAGGCCCTGCGGGCATACTCTGTGTGTACCTATCGCAATGCCAAAGTATGCCGTGGAAACCTAGTCTACCATTCTGCAGTGCTTGGGATTGGTGATCTCATGACCCAGAGAAACTGTACCAAAAATGGACCCATATCCTCCACCAACTCTGAAATGACCCATGATCTTTGCAACTACAGTGGCCACACAGAAGCAAGAGAACATCAGGGGGGAGAGGAGATACCTCCTCCTACTTACctgttttgtggtttgtttggggATCCTCATCTGAGGACTTTTAAGGATCACTTCCAGACATGCAAAGTGGAAGGTGCTTGGCCCCTCATAGACAATAAATACTTATCAGTGCAAGTGACCAATGTGCCTGTGGTCCCAGGATCCAGCGCTACTGCTACAAACAAG ATAACTATTATCTTCAAATCATACCAAGATTGTACAGATCAGAAAGTATATCAAGCAATGACTGATGATTTGCCTGCAGCTTTTGTTGATGGTACAACAAGTGGAGGAGATGAGAACACCAGGGGCTTGCACATTGTGGAGAAAGTCAGTGGCAAATATATTGAGATGCATGCAAGGTACATCGGAACCACAGTGTATATCCGCCAGCTTGGGCACTACCTGACCCTGGCCATTCGAATGCCCCAGGAGTTGATCATGGCCTTTGAGGAGAGCCAGGATCTGCAGCTGTGTCTGAATGGCTGCCCTTCCAGTGAACGTATTGATCAGAGTGGCTACTTGCCATTGCCTGTGATGGGAAAGCTGCTTCCTTGGGGTACTGCATCTCATCCCCGATCAGGGTACACACTGGAAACAGCCACCACCAAATGCCATGAGAAGATGCTTGTGAAGGACATCTATTTTTACTCATGTGTATTTGATCTACTCACCACTGGCGATGACAacttcacagctgctgctcacagcgCCTTGCAGGATGTGGAGGCACTGCACCCCAGCAAAGAGCACTGGCATATCTTTCCTAGGAGTGGAAATGATGGTGTGGGCAGGGATAGCAAATTCTTTGTCAGTCTTGGACTTCTATGCTTGATCCTTGTTCCATATTTGTATGATTTTTTAGACTCTTAa